A stretch of the Mesorhizobium huakuii genome encodes the following:
- a CDS encoding IclR family transcriptional regulator, with amino-acid sequence MDDSEDERYRAPALDKGLDILELLAGVDGGLTQAEIAKKLHRSPNEFYRMLDRLVRRGYVTRLDGDRYSLTLKLFGLAQLHAPVRRLVSYATPLMRELAETSQQANQLVVFDRGSAVVIAQQEAPNYWGISIRVGSHISLFDTGSGHVLLAFRSQEERQMMISEHVRSTDKTAQSAEFFTRLDQIRDRGYEMMASMQTAGVFNLSAPVRSSDGRAIAALSIPYITVINTPSAPDITRTIELLLATCEKLSHLAGSAVGSAA; translated from the coding sequence ATGGACGACAGCGAAGACGAGCGCTATCGCGCGCCGGCGCTCGACAAGGGACTCGACATCCTGGAATTGCTCGCCGGTGTCGATGGCGGCCTGACGCAGGCGGAAATCGCCAAGAAACTCCACCGCAGCCCCAATGAGTTCTACCGCATGCTCGACCGGCTGGTGAGGCGCGGCTATGTCACAAGGCTGGATGGCGACCGCTATTCGCTGACGCTGAAACTGTTCGGCCTGGCGCAACTGCACGCGCCGGTGCGGCGGCTGGTTTCCTACGCCACGCCGCTGATGCGCGAGCTGGCCGAGACCTCGCAGCAGGCCAATCAACTCGTTGTTTTTGATCGCGGTTCCGCCGTCGTCATCGCCCAGCAGGAGGCGCCGAATTACTGGGGCATCTCGATCCGCGTCGGCTCCCACATCAGCCTGTTCGACACCGGTTCGGGCCATGTGCTGCTCGCCTTCCGCTCACAGGAAGAGCGGCAGATGATGATTTCCGAGCACGTCCGCAGCACCGACAAGACGGCGCAATCGGCCGAGTTCTTCACCCGGCTCGACCAGATCCGCGACCGCGGCTACGAGATGATGGCCTCGATGCAGACCGCCGGCGTCTTCAATCTTTCGGCACCGGTGCGCAGTTCTGATGGCAGGGCCATCGCAGCGCTGTCGATCCCCTACATCACAGTCATCAACACGCCTTCAGCGCCTGACATCACCAGGACGATCGAGCTGTTGCTGGCAACCTGCGAAAAGCTATCGCATCTGGCTGGGTCGGCTGTGGGCTCGGCAGCATAA